The region AAACAGCGGCTTGAATCAAGAAATCTGTATACAACAGCGGCCGAAAGTCCAAATGTTCACCGCAGTCGACGAGTTTAAGCTTTGCGTTTCTGTCATTTCATCTCATATTTCATCTCATATTCCATCTCATATTCCATCTCATATCCCATCTCATATTTATATCTTCACTTATCCCCCTTTACCATTTTGAAACTAATTGCCCGAAAGGTTAAGATATACTAGCCACAGATGAATCCTAAGGAGCGTAACTTGTAATGAACAAATATACCTTCGGCCTCAGCAGCCTCTTATTCTTAAGCCTGATCGCTTCCGGCTGTGGCACCATGAAGACGCCGAGCGATCTGCTTCAAGCCCCGTCACAGGGGAATAGCGACGGCAATCTTACCGGAATCGTCCGCTCTTTTCTACCGGCCAACGCGCATTTAACGGTACCCATCCACTCGGAATCCGGCAGTGCGATTCAATTACAGGACCTGGACAAGGACGGGCAGGAAGAACTCCTGGCCTTCTACAAGACAGACAAAACCGATTACGAAATCAACACCCTCCTCCTCTCACAGCAGAACGGCAATTGGACCAAGCTGGCTAACCTTACCGGGGTCGGCAGCGAATTGAATGAAGTGTCCTTCACAGATGTTACCGGTGACGGAGCGGAGGAACTGCTGCTCGGATACGGCGGCGGGGAGGGATTAAGCAAAGAGCTGGCAGTCTATAGCCTAAGCAGCGGCCAGCTGACCGAACTGCTCAAGCAGCCTTACGACCAGCTGGTCCTTGGCGACCTGACCGGGAGCGGGCATACGGACATTGCCTTGCTTCAGAGCACCTACACCACGGATAACATACGTGAGACCCATCTTCTATTACTCCGGCTCAAGGACGGTACGCTGCAGACCTTATCCGACCAGAAGCTGGACGGTAATGTGATCGAAGCCCAGTTCGGCAAGGCGTCCCCTACACAGGATGCAATCGTCATCGATGCCGCCATTGGCGCACATGCTTCCTATACTTCATTGCTAACTTGGGAAAAAGACAGATTTACTGATATACTGGCAACAGATGATTATCAGCGCACCGCGCTCGCTGCCAGCAAGGATCTGGTGCTGTCTCCGCCGGCTGTCTCTCCTGATCTGCTTGGCAGCAGCAGTATTGCAGTTAAGGACTACCCGCAGTCCAGCCTGGATGTGAACAATGACGGGATCTTGGAGTTCGGCTTCCTGGTACCGCCTGCCGGTACGGAGGGCATGGCTCCCTTGGCGACCCCATTCATCACCAAATATTATCAGTGGGACGGACAGTCCGGCCTGACCTTCGTGCAGGAGCAGTTCGACCGCTGGGGCTTCAACTTCCGTATTCCCAAGTCTTGGGCGGGCCAGACCCTGCTGGAAGTTCCGGGAGAATCACCGCAGCCCTGGGAGAAGCTCCAGTTCAGCTACAAGAATGCCGGATCTGCTGTGAAGGCTCCGCTGCTGGAGCTTCGCCTGCTGACGAAGAAGGCCTGGGCTGCCGCAGAGGTCCAGCTGAAGGCTGAGAATAGAGAGTATAAGCTGCTGTATGAGCAAGGGAACTCTAACAATGACACGGAGCCTACCCTGTTCGTTGCCGTAATGCCCGCAGCGGATGCCGCCGGCAAGCTGCAGGGGGCCGATCTGCAGAATTATAATCAGCTGAAGCTGACACTGGATGAAGTCGTTCAGCTGGCCGGCACCCCCCAGAAGCCCCGGCAATAAAAGGAGAGCTGTTCATGAAAGTGCTGATACTGGAAGATGAGAAGCCGATCCGTGATCTGCTGTGCATCAACCTTAAGCGGGCAGGCTTCGAGATCGCGGAAGCTTCTACCGGTGAAGAGGCGCTGAGCATTGCCCGGGAGCAGAGGGATTTCGACATCGCGATTCTCGACCTGATGCTGCCCGGACTCAGCGGGTTCGAGGTGTGTACCCTTCTGCGTGCACAGTTCCCCCGGCTGGGAATCATTATGCTCACGGCCAAAAGCCAGGAAATCGACAAGGTCATGGGCCTGGAATCCGGCGCAGACGACTACGTAGTCAAGCCCTTCAGTCCGGTAGAGCTGGTTGCCCGGGTGCGCTCGCTCTACCGCCGGATGTATCCGGGTGAGGCGCTGCCGCAGGAGAACCTTATTGAGCTTCCGCCTTTTACTCTGATGCTGGATGAACGGAAATTATTGAAGGACGGGCAGGATATCCCGCTGACCCCTACCGAGTTTATGATCGTCAAGCTGCTGATGGAGCAGCCGAACAAGGCTATGAACCGGGACGATATTCTGACAGCCGTATGGGGGCAGTACTTCATGGGTGATCTTAAGATTGTTGATGTGAATATCAGCCGAATCCGCCAGAAGATCGGACAGGAGTCCTCCGGGCCGCAGTTCCTCGAGACGGTATGGGGATTCGGATATATTTGGAGGGGCTAAGAGTGCTGAAGGGAATCAGGTCCAGACTTATCGTCTATATTACCCTCATGCTGCTCCTAATCGTGCTGCTGCTGGAGGGGGTATTCATTGCCGCTGTTCACTATTATTATCTGGGCAGCGCGATGGAGACATTGAATACAAGGGCCACGACTTCAGCGACCTTTTTCAATAAGTATCTGGAGAGCTATAGCTTGAATGAGCGGGCGCGTTATATTCTGGAGAATATTTCCTCTGAGGAGAGCAGTAAGGTGGAAGTGCTAAGCCCGGCCGGGCAGGTGGTCATTAATTCCTTCGGCTTCTCCAGTACAGAGCAGGTGAATACCCCTGATGTGAGAGCAGCTCTGACCAGCGGCAAAGGAAGCTTTCAGAGCATCAAGCCGGTGAACGGGGAACGAATTATGGCAGTTTCTATTGCGCTGAAGGAGTCGGGGAGTACGATCGGCTTGCTGCGTTACTCAGTCTCGGCAGAGCCTTTATATAACGTTATTCTCAAAATTGCGCTGAATGCAGCCATCGTCGGGCTGCTCGTCATTGGGTTCGGCTTCATGCTCAGCCTGATTATCGCCAAACGGATCGTAGGGCCGATCCAGCAACTGACCGGGGTCGCCAAGGAAATGGCCACCGGTAATTTTGCCGTCCGGGCAGAGAGACGCTATGACGATGAAGTCGGTACCCTTGCGGTAACGCTGAATTATATGTCAGAGGAAATTCTGAAGAGCGAGAAGCTCAAATATGATTTCATCTCCTCCGTCACCCATGAGCTGCGGACCCCGCTGACCTCTATCAAAGGCTGGGGCGAGACACTGCTGGTCGGTGATTTGTCGGACAGGCAGGAGACACTCCAGGGTCTTGAGGTCATGACCGGAGAGACAGACCGGCTGATCGGCCTGGTCGAGGATCTGCTCGATTTCTCCAAGTTCCAGGCCGGAGAGATCCGCATGGTACGCCAGCCATATGATCTCAGAGGCCTGCTGGAGGATCTGCTGCTGCAGTTCAGATACCGGGGGCAGACGAAGCAGATCCGCCTCTACGCCGACCTTCCCGATCAGCCGCTGCCGGTGGACGGTGATTTTAACCGGTTGAAGCAGGTGTTTGTCAATTTGCTGGATAACGCGTTCAAGTTCACCCCTGCGGAGGGTGAGATCCGCCTTACCGCAGTGCTGGAAGGCGAGCGGATAACCGTCACCGTTGCTGACAACGGCGAAGGCATCGAGGCTGCGGATCTGGCGCAGCTTGGCACCAAATTCTTCAAAGGCCGCTCCCGTCAATCCGGCAGCGGCCTGGGCCTCGCCATCTGCAAAGAGATTATCGAGCTGCATGACGGACAACTGCGGATCGAGAGCGAATTCACTAAGGGAACCACGGTAATTGTAGAGCTGCCGCGCTACGAGGTGGAGCAGCATTTTACCTCACCAGTGTAGCTCTAGCTCTGTATTCCGCTGTGCTATGACTCTATCCGGGCTTGTCCGTTCCCGTGCGCGATTTCTACTACTGGCTGAGTCTCAATAGAGACGTTCCCGGCCACAGCTCTGGAGATCATACAGGAGGCTTCAGCCTTATGTGCCAGCCGCTCTGCCAGTTTGAGCTGCGCCGGTGTCGCATCAGCCTGAAGCACAATGCTAGGCTTATGCAGGATCCGCTCGTACGTGAACACATTATTCGTGACATCTACTGTTGCCTCAGATGCCAGGGTCAGCCCCTCTGGAACAATCTCCGAACGCTCCAGCATCGCAGCCAGGGTAATCAGATAACAGGTCGCTGCTGCGCCCAGCAGCATCTCATCGGGATTCGTGCCGGTTCCCGGTCCGCCCATCTCCTGCGGAATCGATATGACCGTCCGCAGTCCGCCTGCATCGATATGCCCTTCGCTGTTCCTCCCTCCATTCCATACCGCCTTCAGGTGAAAAGGATGCTTCATCTCAGTCCGTCCTTTCTTTTCTCCATATCAAATAAGTGCTATTGTCTTTGTGTCACTCCCGAAGCTAGATACGTCCGATCCGTCTGGTCTCCAGCCGCTGGTCTGCCTGTCTATACACATGGCAAGTCATCTCCGTCAGATTCACCAGTCCCAGCGACCTTTCTTCAAGTATCGGGTAGGTATTAGATCCCAGATCGCAGTTCATCCTGGCGCCATCACCATAGATCCGTTCAACCGGCGTATGCCCATGAATCACCGGCCTGCCCTTCGTTAAGGCAAGCAGTGCTTCACGCGGCTGGCGGTAGAACTCATATTCTGTCATCCATAGAATCTCCCGGTTCTGCTCCTCCAGAGGCTGCCCTGTATACAGTCCGGCATGTGTATACACATATTCATCATCCTCGAAGTACAACGGCAAAGAATAGGCCCACTCCATCAGCTCCTGCCGTTGATCCGCGTCGGGATAAGCCTGTTTCAGACCCGCTAACGTCTCGCGTCCGCCGTGACTCAGCCAGAGCTTGTCACCGCTGATTATATAATCCCCCATCATTTCTTCATGATTGCCAATCAGCGCATGGACCTGGCCCGGATGCCGCTCTGTAAGCTGCTTAAGGTAACCAAGCACTCCAGCCGAGTCCTTCCCCCGGTTGATCATATCTCCGCCGATGACCAGCTGGTCTTTTCCCCAGTCCAATCCAGACTGCCGGAGCAGCAGCTCCAGCCCCTTTTGATCCCCATGGATGTCCGTTATGAAGAATTTGCGCATGAACTCCCTCCTTAACGGTTAATCTCAGCTTCCTCAGATTCTCAGGCTGAAGCTGTCCCTCTCCAATAACTCTATACCCGCAGGCTCCTTAATCAGCCGTTCCAAAGCATTCCACCGTCATTGTGAGCATCACAAAAGAGGCGCTCGGCAGATCCCCGCATGAATACCTAAGCTGTTGTAATGCTGCTTGATGTTAATCAGAGCATGGCCGCTGAACACCCGGGAGACCCTCTCTTCGATGGGACCAGCCTCCACCTGCTCCTGCCGCAGCAGCCGCTCCACCGCGGCCTTGATCTCCATGGGATATATATTTCCGGCCACACTGGAGAGACCATTGCAAGGGCCTGAGGTGAAATTCTCCACAAGCTTCATATCCCCCGCGGCAAAAAGAATGAATTCCTCCGGGGACTCCACCCCCACATGCCGCTGCAAATCGCCTGTTTCCTTGTAGCCGACAATATTGGGATGGCGGCGGATTAACGTATATAGCGACTCCGGTGTCAGATCGAATCCGGTTCTTCCCGGATTATTATAGAGGGCAACAGGCTTAGCCGTATGACTAAGCAACTCCTCCACATAAGCGATTGCCTGCTGCTGCGTAGGCCGTATATATGGCGGGAAGCCAATCATGATGGCATCCATCACCGATGTCTCCAGCGCCTGAACCAGCATTACCGCGTCTCGGGTTCTAATGGCAGAAGCCCCGAAGACCAGCTCTATCCCTTGGAAGCGCTGCTGATTGAAGTATTCAATGATCTCCAGTCTCTCTCCGATACTCATCGAATGCTGCTCACCCGTGCTTCCTGAGATAAGCAGCGATTCGATACCGTTCTGCTTCTGGTAGGCGACAATCGCTTCGAATCCTTCTACATTCAGACCTTCATCGCTATGAAAAGGCGTAGGTATCGCTACATTTAATCTTTTCATATTACACTCCTTACTGTTAGTAGCCGTACTTAAGAAGTTCTGGACAAATGCTTCTCTTCCATCGCATCCAGGAGTATGAACAGCAGGGTATTAGACGCTATTATTCGCTCCGCCTGATCTGTCATGTCGGACGGTGCTTGAATGTACTCACCAGGCTCCAGCTCTCCGGCACAATTGGTAATGATTTTGCGGATGCTGGATTCATTAACCTCCAAATGGAACTGCAGCCCGACTACATAATCCTCATATTCAAAACACTGCTGGGCACAGCCCAGGCTGGAAGCAAGCCTTCTCGCTCCGGCAGGCAGACTGAAGGTGTCTCCATGCCAGTGAAACGGCACCCATTGCTCTGGGAATCCTTGGAAAAAGGCAGAGGTCTGCGCATCTCCGGTCAGTCTGACAGGGAACCAGCCAATTTCCTTCCACTTGTTGGGGTAGACCTCGCCGCCGATTTGTTCAGCAATAAGCTGGGCCCCCAGACAGATACCCAGCGTCAGCTTGTGCGATTGGATCCCTTCTTTAATGAAAGCTTTCTCTGCCGTCATCCAAGAGTATAGTGCCTCATCATATACACCCATCGGGCCGCCCATCACCACGAGCATATCGAAATCCCGGATGGCAGGCAGAGCCTGACTCTCATACAGCCGTGTTGTGGTTAGCGCATGCCCCTTGACCTCTGCCCAACCTGCAATTTCCTCCGCCGCTTCGAACGGAACATGCTGCAAGCAATGAATTCTCATGCACTCCACCCGCTTTACATTTTTTTGTACGATCATCTTCTATCTCCAATGTAACAAAAAATCCTGATGAATCAAGAAATACTTGATCATCAGGACAAATTCAGTTCTATAGCAACATGACTTCCCGCTTATTTAGCCTTGCCGGCAGGCTCATAGATCAGACAACGCAGCTGCTTACCCGGATAGCGTAATTCCGCATTATATTTGCTGCCGTCTTCCAGTAATACATCCACAGCCACCATCCCGCGTTTATTGTTTACCTCAGTGCCCGTCAGATACGCCTTCACTATTTTTCTTTTCTCTCCCTGCTTGTCCTTTACAATCCGGGTGGCTTCCTTTATCCAGCTGTCATCCTTCTTCATGGCAGCCGCTGCCGCAGCGTCGATAGGGGTTCTTTTAATCACAGAGTTAAAAGCTGTCGTATCTACCACCACCCCGGTGTCAGGATCGATCTGCACACTATATTGCCAGAACTCCTGGCCTTGTCCAAGCAGAGTGGAGGACTTATAAGGAATGTAGCCAACTGACCAGAATGAAGGTATACCATATCCCGGCTCCACCAGCATTACATTCGTCTTCAACTTGGAGACATCGGCATCGAACAGCTTGCGGACACTTTCAGCCGCCCGTGTCTGTATTTCAGCCTTACTGAATTTCTCCGGTACAGCAACGACAGGAGCAGTAATATTACGTTTGGATGCCACAAGATTAAGCCTGTAGCGCCAGTCAATCATTTGCAGCAGCTCTTCATCCGTCCAGGTGCGCTCCGGTTGATGATACGTATTGGTCTTCAGATCCAGATACACTTCTCCTTGACCCGCCTGTAGCGGCAAAAGCTTCTTGGGACGTACACCATCATACACATACTGATCTTCAAGCACCTGCCTGCGTTTAATCTCCGCATCGGTCATTTCCCTGCCTGAAGTGTTCGGATCGCCCGGTAGCTCCAGATAGTCGTAGATTTGCTGGATCTGCTCCTCTGTCATCTGCTTCAGCAGCAGATCATCATTCACCGTAGATACCGGCACGGGTGCCTCTACCTTCAGCACCGGAACAGCACTTCCTGCCGGACTTGCCTTAGCATTGACCTCAGTTGCCGTACTGTACTTCGCAATGACTGCTGAGTTCGCCAGACTGGGGACAAGGAGTCCGCTGAATGCAAACATACCGCCTGAGCATAGGACAACAGCCATAGTAACAGACCACTTTTTCTTGTTCAAATGTATTACCTCCATCGGGATTCAGAATATGAACTCTTTCCATAGCTTAATCCCGGGATATTATAGAGTAGAGGAGCAGTTGTTAGGGAGTTGTAAAATAGCTTCACAAAGTGGAGCTTAAAAAAAGGCGGATGTGCGTTCCCTCTCCGGGAGCAGATAGCAGCTCAATTCTGGCCTGATGCGCTTCGGCAATCTGGCGGCATAAAGAGAGACCCAGGCCTGCATGGCCATAGGCCCTCGAACGTGAAGAATCTGCACGGTAGAACGGCTCAAACGCACGCCTGCTCTGCTCATCTGTCATTCCGCTTCCGCTGTCCTGTACTTCAAGTACCCCTTCTCCGTCCTGCGGATAGGCCAGCACACGGATCGTCTGCCCTGGCGGGGACACCGGAATCGCATTCTCGATCAGATTCACCAGTAAAGCTGCCAGAAGATCAGCATCTCCCCATACGGCAGAAATGGAGCTATTCATCTCCAGCAATAATCCATTCTCCTTTACCCTTTGCTGCTCGGTCTGGGCCACAGTGTCGAATAGAGAAGCTACGTCTACCTTTGCCAACACCAGCGGCTGATGCCGCAGAACGGACAGATCCAGCAGTTTAAAAGCCAGATTCTTCAGCCTCACCGTCTCACTAAGAATATAGCGGCCCGCCTTGACCTGATCCTCCTGATCGATGTTAGCCGTGGTCAGCAGCTCCGCGAATCCCTGCATACTGGTCAGCGGTGTCCGCAGCTCATGAGCCAGATTATCGACCATCCGCTGCTTATCCTCAGCCATGCCTGCGAGATCGGTGATCCGCTGCTCGATCACTGAAGCCATCCGGTTGAAGTTTACGGCCAGCTCCCCGAATTCATCCCTGCTGTTCAGCTCCACACGATTGGAGTAGTTACCTTCGGCAATCGTCTTCGTCGTCTCTGACAACAGCTTGAGCGGCTTGGTCAGATGCCGGATCAGAAGGTAGAGCAGCACCACAAGAAGTGGCCCCACAATCCAGTTAATCATCACAAAAAAACGGTTCAGCTCCTCCTGCTGAGCATACAGACCGCTAATATCGCGGTTATAGGCCAGCTCCAGATGCTGATAAGGAGCAGGGAGCGGCATCGCTAACGTCATGATATGTTCTTCCTGCGCCGCATGCACCTCTTCCTGACCGGAACTCCCCCCGTTCTCAACGGGATAGAGCAGCAGTCCATTATCCCGCAGTTCCAGTTCTATTCCCTGCTTACGATAGTGTTCTCCATAGGACTTGGCTACACTGACCAGCAGTGCCGGGGTAAGAGAGACACCTCTTGCCCGAATCGAATCCAGATTCTCATAGATATTATTCGTAATTAGCAGTTGCTCGCTGGCCGCACGTTTGCTCTCACTGGCCATGTTCAGCTGCCAGCTTTTTTTCATCACCATTACGACACTTATATCAAGGGCCGCTATAAATAGCACCAGGACAGCAAGGAGAATCTTATGCCAGAACCGCATGGCTAGACCTGAACTTCCAGCCGGTAGCCCAGCTTGAACACGGTTTTGATCCGTTCTTCCCAGCCCAGCTTTTTGCGCAGCTGCCTTATATGTACATCTACAGTGCGAGTATCGCCCGCATAATCATAACCCCATGCCAGCTCCAACAGCTTCTCTCTGGAAAGAGCAATATTCCGGTTACGGATCAGCACTTCAAGCAGCTCAAATTCTCTGGCCGTCAGATCCACCGGCAGCTGTTCCACCCACACCTGACGCTCCGTGAACCGTATTTCAACCCCATCGCATACAAAAGCAGAGGCGGCCTGCTCATTCCTCCGCAGCACGACATTAATCCGGGCCAGCAGCTCCAGAATCTCAAAAGGCTTGATAATATAATCATCCGCCCCCAGCTCAAAGCCCCTGATGCGGTCAGAGAGTGCACCCCGGGCCGTAATCAGAATGACTGGAATCTTAAGCGGAGCAATCTGCTGCATCACCCCGAACCCGTCCAGACCGGGAAGCATGACATCCAGCAGGACGAGATCCGCCCGTTCCTTCTCCAGCAATTCCGCAACCTCTGAGCCGGTATAGGCTTTGGAATACGTATGTCCCACCAGCTTAAGGTTCATAGTTATTAAATCATTAATCGCCTGTTCATCCTCAACAACAAGTATATGAGCCATCTATTGAATATCCTCCTAACTCTAGCCACAGGGTACCTGTTTATAGGTAACCTTGTCTTAATCATACCAGATTCCAGTACATCCATTACCTATATGCTCGGAACCTGACCTTACACACCCGCCCACCTGCCAAAAAATCCTGACGAATCAAGAACTCCTTGATCGTCAGGACTTTTTAAGTTCATTGAACATAAGGCTGCCCGCTTATCATTTATTTCTCCTTATCAGCAGGCTCATAAATCAGACAACGCAACATCATACTCGGATAGCGAAATTCTGCATTATATTTGCTGCCGTCTTCTAATAACACATCCACCGCAACCATTCCCCGCTTATTGTTCACCTCAGTATCGGTCAGATACGCCTTTACGATTTTCCGTTGCTCTCCTTGCTTGTCCTTAACAACCCGCTTAGCTTCCTTGATCCAGCGATCATCCTTTTGGATAGTCGCAGCCGCAGCTCCGTCAATAGGCGTTCTTATTGCGTCCAAATTAATAGCTGTCGTATCCACTAACACTCCGGTATCTGTATCGATAATCACATGGTAATTCCATACCTCCAGTCCTTGTCCCCGCATGGTCCGCTCCTTGTAGGGGGAGAAATACACCCACCATTGGGAAGGAAATCCAAATCCCGGTTGATGTAGACTGGTGGATATTTCCAGCTTGGACACATCCGCATCATAGAGCTTACTTATACTTTCAGCCGCACGCATGATGAATTCTGACTCGCTGTACTTCTCAGGAAAAACAAGTTTGTCCGGAAAGCGGAGAGAGGATACATAACCCTGCCGAAATAACCAGTCAATGCCCTGCAGCAGCTCTTCATCGGTCCAAACTCGATCTGGAATATAGAACGTATTGGTCATTAGATCCAGATATAAATCCCCTTGTCCCCCCTCGAAGGGCATGGGCCTCTGAGGCCGAAGTCCATCATACACATACTGATCTTGCAGCACCAATTGGCGCTTAGTCTCCGATTCTGTCAACTCACGGCTACTCCCCGCTTTGGGCTCAAGTCCTCTGTCCAGGTAGTCATTAATTTGCTGAATTTGTTTCTGGGTCATATTCTTCCGCAGATAATCATCAACAGTAGATACCGGCACGGGCGCCTCAACTTTCAATACAGGAACCGTATTTTTGGGCAGGCTTTGTCTGACATTCTTCTGTGGTGCTGCTGTGCTGTCTTTGGCGACAACAGCAGAGTTCACTAAGTTCGGGACGACAACAGCACTGATGGCGAATAAACCTCCGGCACATAACAGGACAGCTATAGAAGCGGACCGCTTCTTCTTGTTCAACGGGATAACCTCCACAAGAATATAGTTATTTCTCTACCACTACCCTACTCTCAACATGTTATAAAGTAGAGTCACAGTTGTTATGGAGTTGTAAAAAGTAACAGGACCTGCAATGACTCGATCCAGATTGGAACCAGAACGGCTTCTGCAGCACGCAAATGGAAAAAAGTATCTTATTGTTTAAGTTTCCCGCAGATGGACCGAAGTAAGTGGATAAACAACAACTATTTCTGCTTGTGAACTCTACTTTGGCTGAAATCGAATCTATTAAGTGTTGTTTTTCCAACTCCTGCCCCTGCATCGGTCATTTGCTTATCAGCAAGTGGATAAAATCCAACTATCCGCCTTAAACGTTATATCGTTGCTTATCTGGCTGCGCTCAGGCTTCTACAGAAAACACAAAAAGACCACTGTCTGAAAATCAACAGTGGTCTTAAGTGCTTGGCAACGTCCTACTCTCCCAGGACCCTTCGGTCCAAGTACCATCGGCGCTGGAGGGCTTAACGGTCGTGTTCGGGATGGGTACGTGTGGAACCCCTCCGCTATCGCCACCAAACGGGCATTTACAGCGTAAATGCTTCAGGAATTTGATTCCTGAAAACTGAATCCGAAACGAATCTGCGTGATAGAAATTTGGATAAGCCCTCGACCGATTAGTATTGGTCAGCTCCATGCATTGCTGCACTTCCACCTCCAACCTATCTACCTCGTCGTCTTCAAGGGGTCTTACTAATTGGGAAATCTCATCTTGAGGGGGGCTTCACGCTTAGATGCTTTCAGCGCTTATCCCGTCCGTACGTAGCTACTCAGCCATGCTCCTGGCGGAACAACTGATGCACCAGCGGTACGTCCATCCCGGTCCTCTCGTACTAAGGACAGCTCCTCTCAAATTTCCTGCGCCCACGACAGATAGGGACCGAACTGTCTCACGACGTTCTGAACCCAGCTCGCGTACCGCTTTAATGGGCGAACAGCCCAACCCTTGGGACCTACTTCAGCCCCAGGATGCGATGAGCCGACATCGAGGTGCCAAACCTCCCCGTCGATGTGGACTCTTGGGGGAGATAAGCCTGTTATCCCCAGGGTAGCTTTTATCCGTTGAGCGATGGCCCTTCCATGCGGTACCACCGGATCACTAAGTCCGACTTTCGTCCCTGCTCGACTTGTAGGTCTCGCAGTCAAGCTCCCTTATGCCTTTGCACTCTGCGAATGATTTCCAACCATTCTGAGGGAACCTTTGAACGCCTCCGTTACTCTTTAGGAGGCGACCGCCCCAGTCAAACTGCCCGCCTGACACGGTCCCCGTACCCGATAAGGGCACTAGGTTAGAACCTAGATACGATCAGGGTGGTATCCCAACGGCGCCTCCGCAGAAGCTTGCGCTCCTGCCTCCACGGCTCCCACCTATCCTGTACAGATCGTACCCAAATTCAATATCAAGCTGCAGTAAAGCTCCATGGGGTCTTTCCGTCTTGTCGCGGGTAACCTGCATCTTCACAGGTATTAAAATTTCACCGGATCTCTCGTTGAGACAGCGCCCAAGTCGTTACGCCATTCGTGCGGGTCAGAATTTACCTGACAAGGAATTTCGCTACCTTAGGACCGTTATAGTTACGGCCGCCGTTTACTGGGGCTTCGGTTCACAGCTTCGGATTGCTCCTAACCGCTCCCCTTAACCTTCCAGCACCGGG is a window of Paenibacillus sp. FSL H3-0469 DNA encoding:
- a CDS encoding response regulator transcription factor is translated as MKVLILEDEKPIRDLLCINLKRAGFEIAEASTGEEALSIAREQRDFDIAILDLMLPGLSGFEVCTLLRAQFPRLGIIMLTAKSQEIDKVMGLESGADDYVVKPFSPVELVARVRSLYRRMYPGEALPQENLIELPPFTLMLDERKLLKDGQDIPLTPTEFMIVKLLMEQPNKAMNRDDILTAVWGQYFMGDLKIVDVNISRIRQKIGQESSGPQFLETVWGFGYIWRG
- a CDS encoding HAMP domain-containing sensor histidine kinase, translating into MLKGIRSRLIVYITLMLLLIVLLLEGVFIAAVHYYYLGSAMETLNTRATTSATFFNKYLESYSLNERARYILENISSEESSKVEVLSPAGQVVINSFGFSSTEQVNTPDVRAALTSGKGSFQSIKPVNGERIMAVSIALKESGSTIGLLRYSVSAEPLYNVILKIALNAAIVGLLVIGFGFMLSLIIAKRIVGPIQQLTGVAKEMATGNFAVRAERRYDDEVGTLAVTLNYMSEEILKSEKLKYDFISSVTHELRTPLTSIKGWGETLLVGDLSDRQETLQGLEVMTGETDRLIGLVEDLLDFSKFQAGEIRMVRQPYDLRGLLEDLLLQFRYRGQTKQIRLYADLPDQPLPVDGDFNRLKQVFVNLLDNAFKFTPAEGEIRLTAVLEGERITVTVADNGEGIEAADLAQLGTKFFKGRSRQSGSGLGLAICKEIIELHDGQLRIESEFTKGTTVIVELPRYEVEQHFTSPV
- a CDS encoding OsmC family protein translates to MKHPFHLKAVWNGGRNSEGHIDAGGLRTVISIPQEMGGPGTGTNPDEMLLGAAATCYLITLAAMLERSEIVPEGLTLASEATVDVTNNVFTYERILHKPSIVLQADATPAQLKLAERLAHKAEASCMISRAVAGNVSIETQPVVEIAHGNGQARIES
- a CDS encoding metallophosphoesterase; protein product: MRKFFITDIHGDQKGLELLLRQSGLDWGKDQLVIGGDMINRGKDSAGVLGYLKQLTERHPGQVHALIGNHEEMMGDYIISGDKLWLSHGGRETLAGLKQAYPDADQRQELMEWAYSLPLYFEDDEYVYTHAGLYTGQPLEEQNREILWMTEYEFYRQPREALLALTKGRPVIHGHTPVERIYGDGARMNCDLGSNTYPILEERSLGLVNLTEMTCHVYRQADQRLETRRIGRI
- a CDS encoding dihydrodipicolinate synthase family protein; amino-acid sequence: MKRLNVAIPTPFHSDEGLNVEGFEAIVAYQKQNGIESLLISGSTGEQHSMSIGERLEIIEYFNQQRFQGIELVFGASAIRTRDAVMLVQALETSVMDAIMIGFPPYIRPTQQQAIAYVEELLSHTAKPVALYNNPGRTGFDLTPESLYTLIRRHPNIVGYKETGDLQRHVGVESPEEFILFAAGDMKLVENFTSGPCNGLSSVAGNIYPMEIKAAVERLLRQEQVEAGPIEERVSRVFSGHALINIKQHYNSLGIHAGICRAPLL
- a CDS encoding type 1 glutamine amidotransferase; its protein translation is MIVQKNVKRVECMRIHCLQHVPFEAAEEIAGWAEVKGHALTTTRLYESQALPAIRDFDMLVVMGGPMGVYDEALYSWMTAEKAFIKEGIQSHKLTLGICLGAQLIAEQIGGEVYPNKWKEIGWFPVRLTGDAQTSAFFQGFPEQWVPFHWHGDTFSLPAGARRLASSLGCAQQCFEYEDYVVGLQFHLEVNESSIRKIITNCAGELEPGEYIQAPSDMTDQAERIIASNTLLFILLDAMEEKHLSRTS
- a CDS encoding HAMP domain-containing sensor histidine kinase, with amino-acid sequence MKKSWQLNMASESKRAASEQLLITNNIYENLDSIRARGVSLTPALLVSVAKSYGEHYRKQGIELELRDNGLLLYPVENGGSSGQEEVHAAQEEHIMTLAMPLPAPYQHLELAYNRDISGLYAQQEELNRFFVMINWIVGPLLVVLLYLLIRHLTKPLKLLSETTKTIAEGNYSNRVELNSRDEFGELAVNFNRMASVIEQRITDLAGMAEDKQRMVDNLAHELRTPLTSMQGFAELLTTANIDQEDQVKAGRYILSETVRLKNLAFKLLDLSVLRHQPLVLAKVDVASLFDTVAQTEQQRVKENGLLLEMNSSISAVWGDADLLAALLVNLIENAIPVSPPGQTIRVLAYPQDGEGVLEVQDSGSGMTDEQSRRAFEPFYRADSSRSRAYGHAGLGLSLCRQIAEAHQARIELLSAPGEGTHIRLFLSSTL
- a CDS encoding response regulator transcription factor, whose amino-acid sequence is MAHILVVEDEQAINDLITMNLKLVGHTYSKAYTGSEVAELLEKERADLVLLDVMLPGLDGFGVMQQIAPLKIPVILITARGALSDRIRGFELGADDYIIKPFEILELLARINVVLRRNEQAASAFVCDGVEIRFTERQVWVEQLPVDLTAREFELLEVLIRNRNIALSREKLLELAWGYDYAGDTRTVDVHIRQLRKKLGWEERIKTVFKLGYRLEVQV